The Synechococcales cyanobacterium T60_A2020_003 genome segment AATGCCATTTCCGGCATTGCGATTGTCGGGGCACTATTAATCGCCGCACCGAAAGAATTGAACCTTACAACGACCCTTGGACTCATGGCCGTTGTGCTGGCTACGGTGAACGTTGTCGGTGGGTTTCTGGTAACGGATCGAATGCTGCAAATGTTTAAGAAGAAGGACGTGAATGC includes the following:
- a CDS encoding NAD(P) transhydrogenase subunit alpha; this translates as MAAGLLTGIVVFVLASFVGFEVINKVPPTLHTPLMSGANAISGIAIVGALLIAAPKELNLTTTLGLMAVVLATVNVVGGFLVTDRMLQMFKKKDVNA